In Tubulanus polymorphus chromosome 8, tnTubPoly1.2, whole genome shotgun sequence, one genomic interval encodes:
- the LOC141909615 gene encoding sialin-like isoform X1, whose translation MADYNPYGAESPVSINSDEDDESFLVKPAQSRKGCPSILKRHILCGMSFLGFFFVYCLRVNLSVALVAMVNLTAESHANETSECPHEITDNTTTPAPPTTQGEFNWTPEMQGIILGSFFYGYILTQIPGGWIAEKYGGKIPFGAGVLCTSVLTLVTPIAARTSWILLVVVRILEGIGEGVTFPAMHAIWGRWAPPLERSKLGSITYSGAHMGTVVSMPLSGLLCQYGFDGGWPSVFYIFGSVSCVWCLVWFILIHDTPASHPTITAEEKHYIESTLGHIDGKKYTHPPWKDIFKSMPNYAILVTHMCNNWGFYTLLTCLPTYMKEVLHFDIKKNSFLSAVPYLVFWVLAICSGQIADYLRFKGILSTTTVRKIFNTLGQDLAAGCLIGMSFIVCGSEQAVIVLSAAVGLNGFIMAGYSINHLDISAVYAGTLMGISNSFATIPGMVGPYVVGLLTNDDQTRGQWQIVFYIAAGIYAFGALFYVIFGSGETQYWNSDEDRERHNRSRLDTIQGVGGAVYQPLPTEDSEYVNKYD comes from the exons ATGGCGGATTACAATCCATATGGAGCTGAATCGCCTGTCAGCATCAATTCTGATGAGGACGATGAAAGCTTTCTAGTGAAACCAGCTCAAAGTCGTAAAG GATGTCCGTCTATTTTGAAGCGTCACATTCTGTGCGGGATGTCATTTCTCGGGTTTTTCTTCGTTTATTGTTTGCGGGTGAATTTGAGCGTGGCGCTCGTCGCGATGGTCAATCTAACAGCCGAGTCGCACGCCAACGAGACCAGCGAATGTCCTCACGAGATAACCGATAATACGACTACGCCGGCGCCCCCTACAACG CAAGGAGAGTTCAACTGGACGCCCGAGATGCAGGGCATCATATTGGGCTCGTTTTTCTACGGGTACATACTCACTCAGATTCCCGGCGGTTGGATCGCCGAAAAGTACGGCGGTAAAATACCGTTCGGTGCCGGCGTACTGTGCACTAGCGTGTTGACGCTAGTCACCCCGATCGCCGCTAGGACTAGCTGGATACTCCTAGTCGTCGTGCGCATCCTGGAAGGCATTGGCGag gggGTTACATTCCCGGCGATGCACGCGATTTGGGGTCGATGGGCGCCACCTTTAGAGAGAAGTAAACTAGGCAGTATTACGTATTCCG gAGCTCATATGGGTACGGTAGTGTCGATGCCTCTATCCGGTTTACTATGTCAATACGGGTTCGACGGAGGCTGGCCGTCCGTGTTCTATATTTTCGGGTCAGTCAGCTGCGTATGGTGTCTCGTGTGGTTCATTCTGATACACGATACCCCCGCGAGCCACCCTACTATCACCGCCGAAGAGAAGCACTACATCGAATCGACGCTGGGACACATCGACGGAAAAAAG TACACTCATCCACCGTGGAAggatatattcaaatcgatGCCGAATTACGCGATACTGGTCACGCACATGTGCAACAACTGGGGATTTTATACGCTGTTGACTTGTCTCCCGACCTACATGAAAGAGGTGCTTCATTTCGATATCAAAAAG aataGTTTTCTATCGGCTGTACCGTATTTAGTGTTCTGGGTGTTGGCGATTTGTTCCGGACAAATCGCCGATTATTTACGATTTAAAGGCATCTTATCGACGACTACAGTACGCAAAATATTCAACACTTTAG GCCAAGATTTGGCCGCCGGGTGTCTTATAGGGATGTCGTTTATAGTATGCGGTTCTGAGCAGGCGGTTATAGTTTTATCGGCGGCCGTCGGTTTGAACGGATTTATCATGGCCGGTTATAGCATAAACCATTTAGACATCTCGGCGGTCTACGCAG GAACGCTAATGGGTATCAGTAATAGTTTTGCTACTATACCCGGGATGGTCGGCCCGTACGTGGTTGGGTTACTCACTAATGATGAC CAAACTCGTGGTCAATGGCAGATCGTATTCTATATAGCGGCCGGTATCTACGCGTTCGGGGCTTTATTCTACGTGATATTCGGCAGCGGAGAGACTCAATACTGGAACAGCGACGAGGACCGCGAACGTCACAACAGGAGTCGACTCGACACGATACAAGGTGTAGGTGGCGCCGTCTACCAACCTTTACCGACCGAGGACTCGGAATATGTGAATAAATacgattaa
- the LOC141909684 gene encoding uncharacterized protein LOC141909684 isoform X2: MSRSLNVVAIVLLSVIWANAKAVDEEQFENDAIDYQWLRPSRDEEETREQSKRHLSDEFENKHFMTTHEFQQLGTSQAKWDEEMTRRLHFHKSDPAVIPVIVAKDYFRLQNDVAEEGRLLGGNRYETKNRYRVYEFHIQVVMRADRRRAIVTRLVDRGVVHLNLSYNPRDTSMTVRYGQIVGPGRNRQIALSR; encoded by the exons ATGTCCAGATCGCTGAACGTCGTAGCTATAGTTCTCTTGTCGGTAATCTGGGCCAATGCCAAGGCCGTTGACGAGGAACAG TTCGAAAACGACGCGATCGATTACCAGTGGTTGAGACCGTCGCGTGATGAAG AAGAGACGCGTGAACAGTCGAAGCGACATCTCAGCGACGAATTcgaaaacaaacatttcatgacGACCCACGAATTTCAACAACTCGGAACCAGCCAGGCGAAATGGGATGAGGAGATGACCAGACGCCTGCATTTCCACAAGAGCGACCCGGCGGTCATCCCGGTAATCGTAGCCAAAGACTACTTCCGCCTGCAGAATGACGTCGCCGAAGAGGGGCGCCTGTTAGGAGGCAACAGGTATGAGACGAAGAACCGTTATCGCGTTTACGAGTTCCACATACAGGTTGTGATGCGTGCCGATAGACGGCGCGCTATCGTGACGCGTCTCGTCGATCGCGGAGTGGTGCATCTCAATTTGAGTTATAATCCTCGCGACACGTCGATGACTGTTCGTTACGGGCAGATAGTCGGACCCGGACGAAACAGACAAATCGCCCTGTCTCGATAA
- the LOC141909770 gene encoding uncharacterized protein LOC141909770: MSRSLNVVAVVLLSVILVNVKAVDEDQFENDATDYQQRLRRGLEETHEQSKRYLSDEFENKHFMTTREFLQLRTSQAKWDEEMTRRLHFYKYDPAVIPVIVAKDYFRLQSDVAEGGILVGGSRYRTKNRYRVYEFHIVVDVRADRRHATVTRLVDRGVVNLILSHDPRDKEKTVRYGQIVGPGRNRQISLSDEGESR; the protein is encoded by the exons ATGTCCAGATCGCTGAACGTCGTAGCTGTAGTTCTCTTGTCGGTGATATTGGTCAATGTCAAGGCTGTTGACGAGGATCAG TTTGAAAATGACGCGACTGATTATCAGCAGAGGTTAAGACGCGGGCTAG AAGAGACCCATGAACAGTCGAAGCGGTATCTCAGCGACGAATTTGAgaacaaacatttcatgacGACTCGCGAATTCTTACAACTGAGAACCAGCCAGGCGAAATGGGATGAAGAGATGACCAGACGCCTGCATTTCTACAAGTACGACCCGGCGGTCATCCCGGTAATCGTAGCTAAAGACTACTTCCGCCTGCAGAGTGACGTAGCCGAAGGGGGAATCCTAGTAGGAGGCAGCAGGTATCGGACGAAGAACCGTTATCGCGTTTACGAGTTCCACATAGTTGTCGATGTGCGTGCCGATAGACGACATGCTACGGTGACCCGTCTCGTCGATCGCGGAGTGGTAAATCTGATTTTGAGTCACGATCCCCGCGACAAGGAGAAGACTGTCCGTTACGGGCAGATAGTCGGACCCGGACGAAACAGACAAATCTCCCTGTCCGATGAAGGGGAGTCTCGATAA
- the LOC141909615 gene encoding sialin-like isoform X3: protein MADYNPYGAESPVSINSDEDDESFLVKPAQSRKGCPSILKRHILCGMSFLGFFFVYCLRVNLSVALVAMVNLTAESHANETSECPHEITDNTTTPAPPTTQGEFNWTPEMQGIILGSFFYGYILTQIPGGWIAEKYGGKIPFGAGVLCTSVLTLVTPIAARTSWILLVVVRILEGIGEGVTFPAMHAIWGRWAPPLERSKLGSITYSGAHMGTVVSMPLSGLLCQYGFDGGWPSVFYIFGSVSCVWCLVWFILIHDTPASHPTITAEEKHYIESTLGHIDGKKYTHPPWKDIFKSMPNYAILVTHMCNNWGFYTLLTCLPTYMKEVLHFDIKKNSFLSAVPYLVFWVLAICSGQIADYLRFKGILSTTTVRKIFNTLGLGLPAVCLVGLSFVRCNAQEAVLILTLAVGFNGPNLTGVGINHLDISAVFAGTLMGISNSFATIPGMVGPYVVGLLTNDDQTRGQWQIVFYIAAGIYAFGALFYVIFGSGETQYWNSDEDRERHNRSRLDTIQGVGGAVYQPLPTEDSEYVNKYD, encoded by the exons ATGGCGGATTACAATCCATATGGAGCTGAATCGCCTGTCAGCATCAATTCTGATGAGGACGATGAAAGCTTTCTAGTGAAACCAGCTCAAAGTCGTAAAG GATGTCCGTCTATTTTGAAGCGTCACATTCTGTGCGGGATGTCATTTCTCGGGTTTTTCTTCGTTTATTGTTTGCGGGTGAATTTGAGCGTGGCGCTCGTCGCGATGGTCAATCTAACAGCCGAGTCGCACGCCAACGAGACCAGCGAATGTCCTCACGAGATAACCGATAATACGACTACGCCGGCGCCCCCTACAACG CAAGGAGAGTTCAACTGGACGCCCGAGATGCAGGGCATCATATTGGGCTCGTTTTTCTACGGGTACATACTCACTCAGATTCCCGGCGGTTGGATCGCCGAAAAGTACGGCGGTAAAATACCGTTCGGTGCCGGCGTACTGTGCACTAGCGTGTTGACGCTAGTCACCCCGATCGCCGCTAGGACTAGCTGGATACTCCTAGTCGTCGTGCGCATCCTGGAAGGCATTGGCGag gggGTTACATTCCCGGCGATGCACGCGATTTGGGGTCGATGGGCGCCACCTTTAGAGAGAAGTAAACTAGGCAGTATTACGTATTCCG gAGCTCATATGGGTACGGTAGTGTCGATGCCTCTATCCGGTTTACTATGTCAATACGGGTTCGACGGAGGCTGGCCGTCCGTGTTCTATATTTTCGGGTCAGTCAGCTGCGTATGGTGTCTCGTGTGGTTCATTCTGATACACGATACCCCCGCGAGCCACCCTACTATCACCGCCGAAGAGAAGCACTACATCGAATCGACGCTGGGACACATCGACGGAAAAAAG TACACTCATCCACCGTGGAAggatatattcaaatcgatGCCGAATTACGCGATACTGGTCACGCACATGTGCAACAACTGGGGATTTTATACGCTGTTGACTTGTCTCCCGACCTACATGAAAGAGGTGCTTCATTTCGATATCAAAAAG aataGTTTTCTATCGGCTGTACCGTATTTAGTGTTCTGGGTGTTGGCGATTTGTTCCGGACAAATCGCCGATTATTTACGATTTAAAGGCATCTTATCGACGACTACAGTACGCAAAATATTCAACACTTTAG GACTCGGACTGCCGGCAGTATGTCTAGTCGGACTGTCGTTTGTTAGATGCAACGCCCAGGAGGCGGTTTTGATTTTAACGCTGGCTGTCGGGTTTAACGGTCCTAATTTGACCGGTGTCGGAATAAACCATCTGGATATATCGGCGGTGTTTGCAG GAACGCTAATGGGTATCAGTAATAGTTTTGCTACTATACCCGGGATGGTCGGCCCGTACGTGGTTGGGTTACTCACTAATGATGAC CAAACTCGTGGTCAATGGCAGATCGTATTCTATATAGCGGCCGGTATCTACGCGTTCGGGGCTTTATTCTACGTGATATTCGGCAGCGGAGAGACTCAATACTGGAACAGCGACGAGGACCGCGAACGTCACAACAGGAGTCGACTCGACACGATACAAGGTGTAGGTGGCGCCGTCTACCAACCTTTACCGACCGAGGACTCGGAATATGTGAATAAATacgattaa
- the LOC141909615 gene encoding sialin-like isoform X2 encodes MADYNPYGAESPVSINSDEDDESFLVKPAQSRKGCPSILKRHILCGMSFLGFFFVYCLRVNLSVALVAMVNLTAESHANETSECPHEITDNTTTPAPPTTQGEFNWTPEMQGIILGSFFYGYILTQIPGGWIAEKYGGKIPFGAGVLCTSVLTLVTPIAARTSWILLVVVRILEGIGEGVTFPAMHAIWGRWAPPLERSKLGSITYSGAHMGTVVSMPLSGLLCQYGFDGGWPSVFYIFGSVSCVWCLVWFILIHDTPASHPTITAEEKHYIESTLGHIDGKKYTHPPWKDIFKSMPNYAILVTHMCNNWGFYTLLTCLPTYMKEVLHFDIKKNSFLSAVPYLVFWVLAICSGQIADYLRFKGILSTTTVRKIFNTLGLGLPGICLVGMSFIICDSQHAVLVLTLAVGLNGFNMAGYSINHLDVSAVFAGTLMGISNSFATIPGMVGPYVVGLLTNDDQTRGQWQIVFYIAAGIYAFGALFYVIFGSGETQYWNSDEDRERHNRSRLDTIQGVGGAVYQPLPTEDSEYVNKYD; translated from the exons ATGGCGGATTACAATCCATATGGAGCTGAATCGCCTGTCAGCATCAATTCTGATGAGGACGATGAAAGCTTTCTAGTGAAACCAGCTCAAAGTCGTAAAG GATGTCCGTCTATTTTGAAGCGTCACATTCTGTGCGGGATGTCATTTCTCGGGTTTTTCTTCGTTTATTGTTTGCGGGTGAATTTGAGCGTGGCGCTCGTCGCGATGGTCAATCTAACAGCCGAGTCGCACGCCAACGAGACCAGCGAATGTCCTCACGAGATAACCGATAATACGACTACGCCGGCGCCCCCTACAACG CAAGGAGAGTTCAACTGGACGCCCGAGATGCAGGGCATCATATTGGGCTCGTTTTTCTACGGGTACATACTCACTCAGATTCCCGGCGGTTGGATCGCCGAAAAGTACGGCGGTAAAATACCGTTCGGTGCCGGCGTACTGTGCACTAGCGTGTTGACGCTAGTCACCCCGATCGCCGCTAGGACTAGCTGGATACTCCTAGTCGTCGTGCGCATCCTGGAAGGCATTGGCGag gggGTTACATTCCCGGCGATGCACGCGATTTGGGGTCGATGGGCGCCACCTTTAGAGAGAAGTAAACTAGGCAGTATTACGTATTCCG gAGCTCATATGGGTACGGTAGTGTCGATGCCTCTATCCGGTTTACTATGTCAATACGGGTTCGACGGAGGCTGGCCGTCCGTGTTCTATATTTTCGGGTCAGTCAGCTGCGTATGGTGTCTCGTGTGGTTCATTCTGATACACGATACCCCCGCGAGCCACCCTACTATCACCGCCGAAGAGAAGCACTACATCGAATCGACGCTGGGACACATCGACGGAAAAAAG TACACTCATCCACCGTGGAAggatatattcaaatcgatGCCGAATTACGCGATACTGGTCACGCACATGTGCAACAACTGGGGATTTTATACGCTGTTGACTTGTCTCCCGACCTACATGAAAGAGGTGCTTCATTTCGATATCAAAAAG aataGTTTTCTATCGGCTGTACCGTATTTAGTGTTCTGGGTGTTGGCGATTTGTTCCGGACAAATCGCCGATTATTTACGATTTAAAGGCATCTTATCGACGACTACAGTACGCAAAATATTCAACACTTTAG ggCTCGGTCTGCCGGGCATCTGCCTCGTGGGGATGTCGTTTATTATATGCGATTCTCAGCACGCCGTTTTAGTATTGACTCTGGCCGTCGGTTTAAACGGATTCAATATGGCCGGTTATAGTATAAACCATTTAGACGTTTCGGCCGTATTCGCAG GAACGCTAATGGGTATCAGTAATAGTTTTGCTACTATACCCGGGATGGTCGGCCCGTACGTGGTTGGGTTACTCACTAATGATGAC CAAACTCGTGGTCAATGGCAGATCGTATTCTATATAGCGGCCGGTATCTACGCGTTCGGGGCTTTATTCTACGTGATATTCGGCAGCGGAGAGACTCAATACTGGAACAGCGACGAGGACCGCGAACGTCACAACAGGAGTCGACTCGACACGATACAAGGTGTAGGTGGCGCCGTCTACCAACCTTTACCGACCGAGGACTCGGAATATGTGAATAAATacgattaa
- the LOC141909684 gene encoding uncharacterized protein LOC141909684 isoform X1: MSRSLNVVAIVLLSVIWANAKAVDEEQFENDAIDYQWLRPSRDEAEETREQSKRHLSDEFENKHFMTTHEFQQLGTSQAKWDEEMTRRLHFHKSDPAVIPVIVAKDYFRLQNDVAEEGRLLGGNRYETKNRYRVYEFHIQVVMRADRRRAIVTRLVDRGVVHLNLSYNPRDTSMTVRYGQIVGPGRNRQIALSR; this comes from the exons ATGTCCAGATCGCTGAACGTCGTAGCTATAGTTCTCTTGTCGGTAATCTGGGCCAATGCCAAGGCCGTTGACGAGGAACAG TTCGAAAACGACGCGATCGATTACCAGTGGTTGAGACCGTCGCGTGATGAAG CAGAAGAGACGCGTGAACAGTCGAAGCGACATCTCAGCGACGAATTcgaaaacaaacatttcatgacGACCCACGAATTTCAACAACTCGGAACCAGCCAGGCGAAATGGGATGAGGAGATGACCAGACGCCTGCATTTCCACAAGAGCGACCCGGCGGTCATCCCGGTAATCGTAGCCAAAGACTACTTCCGCCTGCAGAATGACGTCGCCGAAGAGGGGCGCCTGTTAGGAGGCAACAGGTATGAGACGAAGAACCGTTATCGCGTTTACGAGTTCCACATACAGGTTGTGATGCGTGCCGATAGACGGCGCGCTATCGTGACGCGTCTCGTCGATCGCGGAGTGGTGCATCTCAATTTGAGTTATAATCCTCGCGACACGTCGATGACTGTTCGTTACGGGCAGATAGTCGGACCCGGACGAAACAGACAAATCGCCCTGTCTCGATAA
- the LOC141909615 gene encoding sialin-like isoform X4, producing MADYNPYGAESPVSINSDEDDESFLVKPAQSRKGCPSILKRHILCGMSFLGFFFVYCLRVNLSVALVAMVNLTAESHANETSECPHEITDNTTTPAPPTTQGEFNWTPEMQGIILGSFFYGYILTQIPGGWIAEKYGGKIPFGAGVLCTSVLTLVTPIAARTSWILLVVVRILEGIGEGVTFPAMHAIWGRWAPPLERSKLGSITYSGAHMGTVVSMPLSGLLCQYGFDGGWPSVFYIFGSVSCVWCLVWFILIHDTPASHPTITAEEKHYIESTLGHIDGKKYTHPPWKDIFKSMPNYAILVTHMCNNWGFYTLLTCLPTYMKEVLHFDIKKNSFLSAVPYLVFWVLAICSGQIADYLRFKGILSTTTVRKIFNTLGLGLPGVCLVGMSFIICDSQHAVLVLTLAVGLNGFNMAGYSINHLDISAVFAGTLMGISNSFATIPGMVGPYVVGLLTNDDQTRGQWQIVFYIAAGIYAFGALFYVIFGSGETQYWNSDEDRERHNRSRLDTIQGVGGAVYQPLPTEDSEYVNKYD from the exons ATGGCGGATTACAATCCATATGGAGCTGAATCGCCTGTCAGCATCAATTCTGATGAGGACGATGAAAGCTTTCTAGTGAAACCAGCTCAAAGTCGTAAAG GATGTCCGTCTATTTTGAAGCGTCACATTCTGTGCGGGATGTCATTTCTCGGGTTTTTCTTCGTTTATTGTTTGCGGGTGAATTTGAGCGTGGCGCTCGTCGCGATGGTCAATCTAACAGCCGAGTCGCACGCCAACGAGACCAGCGAATGTCCTCACGAGATAACCGATAATACGACTACGCCGGCGCCCCCTACAACG CAAGGAGAGTTCAACTGGACGCCCGAGATGCAGGGCATCATATTGGGCTCGTTTTTCTACGGGTACATACTCACTCAGATTCCCGGCGGTTGGATCGCCGAAAAGTACGGCGGTAAAATACCGTTCGGTGCCGGCGTACTGTGCACTAGCGTGTTGACGCTAGTCACCCCGATCGCCGCTAGGACTAGCTGGATACTCCTAGTCGTCGTGCGCATCCTGGAAGGCATTGGCGag gggGTTACATTCCCGGCGATGCACGCGATTTGGGGTCGATGGGCGCCACCTTTAGAGAGAAGTAAACTAGGCAGTATTACGTATTCCG gAGCTCATATGGGTACGGTAGTGTCGATGCCTCTATCCGGTTTACTATGTCAATACGGGTTCGACGGAGGCTGGCCGTCCGTGTTCTATATTTTCGGGTCAGTCAGCTGCGTATGGTGTCTCGTGTGGTTCATTCTGATACACGATACCCCCGCGAGCCACCCTACTATCACCGCCGAAGAGAAGCACTACATCGAATCGACGCTGGGACACATCGACGGAAAAAAG TACACTCATCCACCGTGGAAggatatattcaaatcgatGCCGAATTACGCGATACTGGTCACGCACATGTGCAACAACTGGGGATTTTATACGCTGTTGACTTGTCTCCCGACCTACATGAAAGAGGTGCTTCATTTCGATATCAAAAAG aataGTTTTCTATCGGCTGTACCGTATTTAGTGTTCTGGGTGTTGGCGATTTGTTCCGGACAAATCGCCGATTATTTACGATTTAAAGGCATCTTATCGACGACTACAGTACGCAAAATATTCAACACTTTAG ggCTCGGTCTGCCGGGCGTCTGTCTCGTGGGGATGTCGTTTATCATATGCGATTCTCAGCACGCCGTTTTAGTGTTGACCCTGGCCGTCGGTTTGAACGGATTCAATATGGCCGGTTATAGTATCAATCATTTAGACATATCAGCCGTATTCGCAG GAACGCTAATGGGTATCAGTAATAGTTTTGCTACTATACCCGGGATGGTCGGCCCGTACGTGGTTGGGTTACTCACTAATGATGAC CAAACTCGTGGTCAATGGCAGATCGTATTCTATATAGCGGCCGGTATCTACGCGTTCGGGGCTTTATTCTACGTGATATTCGGCAGCGGAGAGACTCAATACTGGAACAGCGACGAGGACCGCGAACGTCACAACAGGAGTCGACTCGACACGATACAAGGTGTAGGTGGCGCCGTCTACCAACCTTTACCGACCGAGGACTCGGAATATGTGAATAAATacgattaa
- the LOC141909615 gene encoding sialin-like isoform X5, with protein MADYNPYGAESPVSINSDEDDESFLVKPAQSRKGCPSILKRHILCGMSFLGFFFVYCLRVNLSVALVAMVNLTAESHANETSECPHEITDNTTTPAPPTTQGEFNWTPEMQGIILGSFFYGYILTQIPGGWIAEKYGGKIPFGAGVLCTSVLTLVTPIAARTSWILLVVVRILEGIGEGVTFPAMHAIWGRWAPPLERSKLGSITYSGAHMGTVVSMPLSGLLCQYGFDGGWPSVFYIFGSVSCVWCLVWFILIHDTPASHPTITAEEKHYIESTLGHIDGKKYTHPPWKDIFKSMPNYAILVTHMCNNWGFYTLLTCLPTYMKEVLHFDIKKNSFLSAVPYLVFWVLAICSGQIADYLRFKGILSTTTVRKIFNTLGLGLPVFCLIGLSFVKCNTTEAVLVLTLAVSLNSATIASAAVNHLDIAAVYAGTLMGISNSFATIPGMVGPYVVGLLTNDDQTRGQWQIVFYIAAGIYAFGALFYVIFGSGETQYWNSDEDRERHNRSRLDTIQGVGGAVYQPLPTEDSEYVNKYD; from the exons ATGGCGGATTACAATCCATATGGAGCTGAATCGCCTGTCAGCATCAATTCTGATGAGGACGATGAAAGCTTTCTAGTGAAACCAGCTCAAAGTCGTAAAG GATGTCCGTCTATTTTGAAGCGTCACATTCTGTGCGGGATGTCATTTCTCGGGTTTTTCTTCGTTTATTGTTTGCGGGTGAATTTGAGCGTGGCGCTCGTCGCGATGGTCAATCTAACAGCCGAGTCGCACGCCAACGAGACCAGCGAATGTCCTCACGAGATAACCGATAATACGACTACGCCGGCGCCCCCTACAACG CAAGGAGAGTTCAACTGGACGCCCGAGATGCAGGGCATCATATTGGGCTCGTTTTTCTACGGGTACATACTCACTCAGATTCCCGGCGGTTGGATCGCCGAAAAGTACGGCGGTAAAATACCGTTCGGTGCCGGCGTACTGTGCACTAGCGTGTTGACGCTAGTCACCCCGATCGCCGCTAGGACTAGCTGGATACTCCTAGTCGTCGTGCGCATCCTGGAAGGCATTGGCGag gggGTTACATTCCCGGCGATGCACGCGATTTGGGGTCGATGGGCGCCACCTTTAGAGAGAAGTAAACTAGGCAGTATTACGTATTCCG gAGCTCATATGGGTACGGTAGTGTCGATGCCTCTATCCGGTTTACTATGTCAATACGGGTTCGACGGAGGCTGGCCGTCCGTGTTCTATATTTTCGGGTCAGTCAGCTGCGTATGGTGTCTCGTGTGGTTCATTCTGATACACGATACCCCCGCGAGCCACCCTACTATCACCGCCGAAGAGAAGCACTACATCGAATCGACGCTGGGACACATCGACGGAAAAAAG TACACTCATCCACCGTGGAAggatatattcaaatcgatGCCGAATTACGCGATACTGGTCACGCACATGTGCAACAACTGGGGATTTTATACGCTGTTGACTTGTCTCCCGACCTACATGAAAGAGGTGCTTCATTTCGATATCAAAAAG aataGTTTTCTATCGGCTGTACCGTATTTAGTGTTCTGGGTGTTGGCGATTTGTTCCGGACAAATCGCCGATTATTTACGATTTAAAGGCATCTTATCGACGACTACAGTACGCAAAATATTCAACACTTTAG GACTCGGACTGCCTGTTTTTTGTCTGATCGGACTTTCGTTCGTAAAATGTAACACTACGGAAGCAGTTTTGGTTTTAACTCTCGCCGTCAGTTTGAACAGTGCCACGATAGCATCAGCTGCGGTCAATCATCTAGATATCGCGGCGGTTTACGCAG GAACGCTAATGGGTATCAGTAATAGTTTTGCTACTATACCCGGGATGGTCGGCCCGTACGTGGTTGGGTTACTCACTAATGATGAC CAAACTCGTGGTCAATGGCAGATCGTATTCTATATAGCGGCCGGTATCTACGCGTTCGGGGCTTTATTCTACGTGATATTCGGCAGCGGAGAGACTCAATACTGGAACAGCGACGAGGACCGCGAACGTCACAACAGGAGTCGACTCGACACGATACAAGGTGTAGGTGGCGCCGTCTACCAACCTTTACCGACCGAGGACTCGGAATATGTGAATAAATacgattaa